The proteins below come from a single Asanoa ferruginea genomic window:
- a CDS encoding NADPH:quinone reductase, which yields MRAAVYREHGPAADVLKVEEIETPSPGPGEVRVRVAYSGVNPTDWKSRSGTVPLPRATHFQVPNQDGSGVIDEVGPGVDPARVGQRVWLYMAAYRRPYGSAAQFTVIPSDQAIPLPDNASMQLGASLGVPAVTAHRCLFADGPIDGKTVLVAGGAGAVGHFAIQQALAAGATVLTTVSGDAKLALAREAGARHVVNYRSPDAADQIRAVAPEGVDRFIEVAPASNLRLDLDVAAPNAMIVCYAAEPQPPQLVVRELMNRNLVLRFVLLYTMPDVAFADAAADLTGALTAGLLTPLPTTVFPLADTAAAHDAVEGGAVGKVLIAVDDSIA from the coding sequence ATGCGCGCTGCTGTTTATCGCGAGCACGGCCCCGCCGCCGACGTGCTCAAGGTCGAGGAGATCGAGACGCCCAGCCCCGGGCCGGGTGAGGTGCGGGTGCGGGTCGCCTACTCGGGCGTCAACCCGACCGACTGGAAGTCGCGGTCCGGCACCGTGCCGCTGCCCCGCGCGACCCACTTCCAGGTGCCCAACCAAGACGGTTCCGGCGTGATCGACGAGGTCGGCCCGGGCGTCGACCCGGCCCGCGTCGGTCAGCGGGTCTGGCTCTACATGGCCGCCTACCGCCGCCCCTACGGCAGCGCGGCGCAGTTCACCGTGATCCCCTCCGACCAGGCGATCCCGTTGCCCGACAACGCCTCCATGCAGCTCGGCGCCAGCCTGGGCGTGCCGGCCGTGACCGCGCACCGCTGCCTGTTCGCCGACGGCCCGATCGACGGCAAGACGGTGCTGGTCGCCGGCGGCGCCGGCGCGGTCGGCCACTTCGCGATCCAGCAGGCCCTCGCCGCCGGGGCCACCGTGCTCACCACCGTGTCCGGCGACGCGAAGCTGGCGTTGGCCCGCGAGGCCGGCGCCCGACACGTGGTCAACTACCGCTCGCCCGACGCCGCCGACCAGATCCGTGCCGTCGCGCCCGAGGGTGTCGACCGGTTCATCGAGGTGGCGCCGGCCAGCAACCTGCGGCTCGACCTCGACGTCGCCGCGCCAAACGCGATGATCGTCTGCTACGCCGCCGAGCCGCAGCCACCGCAACTGGTCGTCCGCGAGCTGATGAACCGCAACCTGGTGCTGCGCTTCGTGCTGCTCTACACGATGCCCGACGTCGCGTTCGCCGATGCGGCCGCCGACCTCACCGGCGCGCTGACGGCCGGCCTGCTCACTCCCCTGCCGACGACGGTCTTCCCGCTGGCCGACACCGCCGCCGCGCACGACGCGGTCGAAGGCGGCGCGGTGGGCAAGGTGCTGATCGCCGTCGACGACTCCATCGCGTGA
- a CDS encoding DNA polymerase domain-containing protein — protein MASTTLEVAGREVTITNPDRVVFPEAGHTKLDLVRYYLTVAEGALRGVSGRPMVLKRFVKGLTEEAIWQKRAPAKRPDWIEVAELHYRSGTSAAETVVRDAAGLAWVVNLGCVDLNPHPVRAEDLDRPDELRIDLDPMPGVEWGQIVDVALVAREVLEDHGLTGWPKTSGSRGFHIYARIAPNWSYRDVRLAAETVAREVEIRVPDLATARWWKEEREGVFVDFNQNAKDRTVASAYSVRPVPDARVSTPLTWAEVPDCRPADFTLPTVLDRWVQVGDPWTGIESATGSLEPLLDLARQLGPAEKPPKGVGRRQSTMPLIEIARSKTKDESLAGLERWKARHAAIVGYLEPADVLVDGMRGRSSIWYRIRVNLQHVPEGERPEQEPLEVDYNPWAPGAGS, from the coding sequence GTGGCGTCAACGACTCTGGAGGTTGCCGGGCGCGAGGTGACGATCACCAACCCCGACCGGGTGGTGTTCCCCGAGGCCGGCCACACGAAGCTCGACCTGGTCCGCTACTACCTGACCGTGGCCGAGGGCGCGCTGCGCGGGGTGAGCGGTCGGCCGATGGTGCTCAAGCGCTTCGTCAAGGGCCTCACCGAAGAGGCGATCTGGCAGAAGCGCGCCCCGGCCAAGCGGCCCGACTGGATCGAGGTCGCCGAGTTGCACTACCGGTCGGGCACCTCGGCCGCCGAGACGGTGGTCCGCGACGCCGCCGGGCTGGCCTGGGTGGTCAACCTCGGCTGTGTCGACCTCAACCCGCACCCGGTCCGCGCCGAAGACCTCGACCGGCCCGACGAGTTGCGGATCGACCTCGACCCGATGCCCGGCGTCGAGTGGGGGCAGATCGTCGACGTGGCCCTGGTCGCCCGCGAGGTGCTCGAAGACCACGGGCTGACCGGGTGGCCGAAGACGTCGGGTTCGCGCGGCTTCCACATCTACGCCCGCATCGCGCCCAACTGGAGTTACCGCGACGTGCGCCTCGCGGCCGAGACAGTGGCCCGCGAGGTCGAGATCCGGGTGCCCGACCTGGCCACCGCCCGCTGGTGGAAAGAGGAGCGCGAAGGCGTCTTCGTCGACTTCAACCAGAACGCCAAAGACCGCACGGTGGCCTCGGCCTACTCGGTGCGGCCGGTGCCCGACGCCCGCGTGTCGACGCCGCTGACCTGGGCCGAGGTGCCCGACTGCCGGCCCGCCGACTTCACCCTGCCGACGGTGCTCGACCGCTGGGTGCAGGTGGGCGACCCGTGGACCGGCATCGAGTCGGCGACCGGGTCGCTCGAGCCGCTGCTCGACCTGGCCCGCCAGCTCGGCCCGGCCGAGAAGCCGCCGAAGGGCGTCGGCCGCCGGCAGTCGACCATGCCGCTGATCGAGATCGCCCGCTCGAAGACCAAGGACGAGTCGCTGGCCGGGCTCGAACGCTGGAAGGCCCGGCACGCCGCGATCGTCGGCTACCTCGAGCCGGCCGACGTGCTGGTCGACGGCATGCGCGGGCGCAGCTCGATCTGGTATCGGATCCGGGTCAACCTCCAGCACGTCCCGGAGGGCGAGCGGCCGGAGCAGGAGCCGCTGGAGGTCGACTACAACCCGTGGGCGCCGGGCGCGGGGTCCTAA
- a CDS encoding enoyl-CoA hydratase/isomerase family protein codes for MITVEERGAVSVVRIENGPVNVLGLDTLRELAATLDGLTEAPAVVLTGAGRAFSAGVDLKLLLEGGESYTREFLLALGGVFRTVFEHPRPLVAAVNGHAIAGGCVIAAGCDYRFMSAGTIGVAELLVGVPFPATALEAIRFVAGPRTAALVLTGKALRPAEALAVGLVDEVVEPDALLDAALARAEAFAAIPAVSFTMTKAALRADARRLMAADDIDGVIEVWNSAAVRAAISGYLERLAKR; via the coding sequence GTGATCACGGTCGAGGAACGCGGTGCGGTGTCGGTCGTACGGATCGAGAACGGTCCGGTCAACGTGCTCGGTCTGGACACGCTGCGGGAACTGGCGGCGACCCTCGACGGCCTGACCGAAGCGCCCGCGGTGGTGCTGACCGGCGCCGGCCGGGCGTTCTCCGCGGGCGTCGACCTCAAGCTGCTGCTCGAGGGCGGCGAGTCCTACACCCGCGAGTTCCTGCTCGCCCTGGGCGGCGTGTTCCGCACGGTGTTCGAGCACCCCCGGCCGCTTGTCGCCGCCGTCAACGGGCACGCGATCGCGGGCGGCTGCGTGATCGCGGCGGGCTGCGACTACCGGTTCATGTCGGCCGGCACGATCGGCGTGGCCGAGTTGCTGGTCGGCGTGCCGTTCCCGGCGACGGCGCTGGAGGCGATCCGCTTCGTCGCCGGGCCGCGCACCGCCGCGCTGGTGCTCACCGGCAAGGCGCTGCGGCCGGCCGAGGCGCTCGCGGTCGGGCTGGTCGACGAGGTGGTCGAGCCCGACGCGCTGCTCGACGCGGCGCTCGCGCGGGCCGAGGCGTTCGCCGCGATCCCCGCGGTCAGCTTCACGATGACGAAAGCGGCGCTGCGGGCCGACGCGCGCCGACTGATGGCGGCCGACGACATCGACGGGGTGATCGAGGTCTGGAACAGCGCTGCCGTGCGCGCGGCGATCAGCGGTTATCTGGAGCGTTTGGCCAAGCGTTAG